Genomic window (Flavobacterium oreochromis):
AGAAGCTAATAAAGAACTATTAAGAATCTTATTGTAATTATAATGATCATCTATTTTTAGTTTGCCATTCACTTGTAAAACCGGACCAAAATCAAAAGCTAAATTATCATTCAATAAATGATAACTACCTAAAATACGTAATTGTGCACCTGACAATTTATAAGTTACTTTTTCTTCTTGAAAATTAGAATTAATTGATTCAATAGAAAAATTACTATCGGTAAACTGCATCCCATAAATCAGGCTCCATTTATCATTATAAAAATTACCACGTACTGATAAACCTGCTATCCAACCTAACTCTGGTCTAGTATTAAAATTAGAAGTATAAACATCTGTATATGTTATTCCTGCAGAAATCCCTATTCTATTACCATCATTTTTTCTATATTGAGAATGGGATAAAGAAGAATTAATAAAAAGAATAAATAATAAAACACGTATCATCATTATATTTTATTTACTAAAGTAAAGAATCTATTTTAATAATAACTTGTAACATTTAAAATATTTTAGCGTATAACCTATATAAAACAAACTAATCCGTTTATACATTATGGGAGCATTTTTTATTATTATTTTATTTTTTGGATTTATCCTATTAGTATCATCATTCTTTACAGTAAAACAACAAACAGCTGTAGTGATAGAACGCTTTGGAAAATTCAATAGTATTCGACAATCAGGTTTACAATTAAAAATTCCAATTATTGATCGTATAGCTGGTCGTGTAAACTTAAGAATTCAACAATTAGATGTGGTCATTGAAACAAAAACAAAAGATAATGTATTTGTTAAAATGAAAGTTTCAGTACAATTCAAAGTAATCCAAGAAAAAGTATATGATGCTTTTTATAAATTAGAATATCCTCACGACCAAATTACTTCATATGTATTTGATGTTGTTCGTGCAGAAGTTCCTAAACTTATTTTAGATGATGTTTTTGTTCGCAAAGATGATATTGCTGTAGCTGTAAAACGTGAATTAAATGAAGCAATGACAACTTATGGATATGATATAATTAATACTTTAGTAACTGATATTGATCCTGATATACAAGTAAAAAATGCTATGAATCGTATTAATGCAGCAGATCGTGAGAAAACAGCAGCTGAATATGAAGCAGAGGCACAACGTATTAGAATTGTAGCAAAAGCAAAAGCAGAAGCGGAAAGTAAACGTTTACAAGGTCAAGGTATTGCGGATCAGCGTCGTGAAATTGCGCGTGGTCTTGTAGAATCCGTTAATCAACTAAATGACGTAGGTATTAATTCACAAGAAGCAAGTGCTTTAATAGTAGTAACACAAC
Coding sequences:
- a CDS encoding SPFH domain-containing protein — translated: MGAFFIIILFFGFILLVSSFFTVKQQTAVVIERFGKFNSIRQSGLQLKIPIIDRIAGRVNLRIQQLDVVIETKTKDNVFVKMKVSVQFKVIQEKVYDAFYKLEYPHDQITSYVFDVVRAEVPKLILDDVFVRKDDIAVAVKRELNEAMTTYGYDIINTLVTDIDPDIQVKNAMNRINAADREKTAAEYEAEAQRIRIVAKAKAEAESKRLQGQGIADQRREIARGLVESVNQLNDVGINSQEASALIVVTQHYDTLQAVGADANSNLILLPNSPQAATDMLNNMIASFAASNQISDAMKKGTKRKIEEQNTKIFPAENFGDNDSPERI